The following DNA comes from Watersipora subatra chromosome 8, tzWatSuba1.1, whole genome shotgun sequence.
CTATAAGTCATAGTAGCGGGGGATAATATAATAGAGTGGTACTACAAGTGATAGCAGCagaggataatataatatactagtactacaagTCATACTAACGAAGGATGATATGATAAAGTAATGCTACAAGTCGTAGCAGCGAGggataatataatagagtaaTACTATAAGTCATAGTAGCAgaggataatataatagagtagtaCTATAAGTCATAGTAGCAGAGGATAATATAATTGAGTATTACTACAAGTCATACTCGTGgaggataatataatagagtagtaCTACAAATCATACTAGCGGAGGATAATATGATAGAGTAGTACTACAAGTCATAGTAGTGgaggataatataatagaatAGTACTACACGTCATAGAAGCGGAGggataatataatagagtagtaCTATAAGTCATAGTAGCAgaggataatataatagagtagtaCTATAAGTCATAGTAGCAgaggataatataatagagtagtaCTATAAGTCATAGTAGCAGAGGATAATATAATTGAGTATTACTACAAGTCATACTCGTGgaggataatataatagagtagtaCTACAAATCATACTAGCGGAGGATAATATGATAGAGTAGTACTACAAGTCATAGTAGTGgaggataatataatagagtatTACTACAAGTCATAGTAGCGGGGGATAATATAATAAAGTAGTACTACAAGTCATAGTAGCGgaggataatataatagagtagtaCTACACGTCATAGAAGCGGAGggataatataatagagtagtaCTACAAGCCATAGTTGCGGAGGAAAATATAATAGAGTAGTGCTACAAGTCATAGTAGCGGGagataatataatagagtagtaCTACAAGTCATAGTAGTGGAGGATAAAATAATAGAGTAGTACTAAAAGTCATAGTAGCAGAGGAtaatatagtatactagtattaCAAGTCATAGTAGTTgaggataatataatagagtagtaCTACACGCCATAGTAACGAAggataatatagtatagtagtGCTACAAGTCATAGTAGCAGAAGATAATATAAAAGAGTAGTACTACAAGTCATAGTAGCAGAGGAtaatatagtatactagtattaCAAGTCATAGTAGTTgaggataatataatagagtagtaCTACACGCCATAGTAACgaaggataatataatatattagtacTACAAGTCATACTAACGAAGGATGATATGATAAAGTAATGCTACAAGTCGTAGCAGCGAGggataatataatagagtagtaCTACAAGTCATAGGAGCAgaggataatataatagagtatTACTATAAGTCATAGTAGCAgaggataatataatagagtagtaCTAGAAGTCATACTATCAAAGCTTAATATTCAGCCTTACCATGAAACTGAGTTGAACGTCTAAACTCTCAGGTTGGTCAACTAATGGTGAATCCTGCTTTTCATCAGCCTGAAATAGAATATCGTAGTACTGAAAGCAAAGGTAGTACATGATTGCGGAATTGAGTAGTGGTAAATAGTGCGGGATAGTGTAATGCTAAAagtcatatacatataaaataatggAACAGAGCAGTAATAGAAACcttaatagaaaataataacacACTATAGCTTCCCTACAAGTAAAGAAATGCTATTGTAGGTTGATTTGTGTTCCTTTTTGTAGATAGAAACACAATAAGGCACCAATTACTACCATTAGATGATAAACTACACTAGATGATACATTCAGCATTCAGCCTTACCATAGAACCTGACGGTGGTTGCAAAATCTCAGGTTGGTCAACTACTGGTGAATCAGGCTTCTCATCAGCCTGAAATAGAATATCGTAGTACTGAAAGCAAAGGTAGTACATGATTGCTGGATAGTGTAATGCTAAAagtcatatacatataaaataacaGAACAGAGCAGTAATAGAAGCCCTAGTAGGAAATAATAACACACTATAACTGCACTTCAAGTAAAAAAAATGCTATTGCATGTTGATATGTGTTTCTTTTTGTAGATATCAAACACAATAAGGCACCAATTGCTACCATTAGATGATAAACTACACTAGATGATACATTCAACATTCAGCCTTACCATAGAACTCGACGGTGGTTGCAAACTCTCAGGTTGGTCAACTACTGGTGAATCCTGCTTTTCATCAGCCTGAAATAGAATATCGTGGTACTGAAAGCAAAGGTAGTACATGATTGCGGGATTGAGTAGTGCTAAAAGTCatattcatataaaataacGGAACAGAGCAGTAATAGAAACCTTAATAGGTAATAATAACACACTATAGCTCCACTACAAGTAAAAAAATGCTATTGTATGTTGATTTGTGTTCTTTTTTGTAGATATGAAACACAATAAGGCACCAGATGCTACCATTAGATGATAAACTGGTATCAGGTCACTTACCCACTGGCCACTGACCTCCCGGCCATATACCCCCGGTCATTCACCCCTTGGTCACATACCCTCCTAGGCTATATACCCCCCAGGTCAATTACTCCCCCCCTCCCCCCCCGTCAATTACCCCCTCCCCATGATATCTTTGAAGAATTTCCACCAAGCACTAATTATAAGTGCAAGACCCTTGATCATAGATTAAATTCTTTGAAATTAAACTTGAAAGGAATTTAGACAATTAGTTATTCCTTTGATTCAATGAGTAAACTAAGAATGGGTTGCATAATAGAACTGCTCAGAGTACATATGGAAGGTGCTCAATACCCTTGATCCTGAATTGGATAGATTCTTTGAGGCAATACTTGTAAAGAAATAGGACAGTTAATGCATGCACCAACACAAACACAACACATGCACCAACACAAAGGCCAAAATATCGAGCTATATCGCAAAGACTACAGACAATAGTTACGGCCTATGATAATAGACCAATTTTTGAATTTTCACGGCGTATAGCACACAATATTCAAATATAACTTCATgattgtataaaaataaatgtcaatgcatgtacatgttttccaaatacatgtaaattactgtCTGTTTGTACTAAAATACAACTACAGCAGTTGGCTTTCGTAGAGAGAGGTTGTGCTTTTTTCCACTCTCTCACAGCTTTATGTTAATAACTAAACTTTATCACAGCAACTACTTTACTTAGCATTCTGCTTCAATTGGATTGCTGATTATATTATTCTTGGATATTCTGTACTGCAAGTGGAGGAAGCGAGGGTGGTGATATCTCTATGAGCCACCCTCGAATCGGGTAAGTGCCTAGTACACTTTTCGATATGGGACCTAAAAAGGGAGCAGCTAAATCGACAGAGAATAGTGATCAGGAAGCCGGTCCAAAGCTTATCGACATTGACGAAAAATTAAACCTAATTCTTACTAAGCTTGGTAATATCGAATTTCGTCTCAATTTAATTGAGAGCAAACAGTCCGATTTTGAAAAGTCTCTCAATCACGTTCATCAAGAAAATGAGGGCATTCAACTCAAGCAGAGAGATTTATCCAAATCCATAGTAGAAATAGAATCTAAAATCGGTAAACTGGAAGGCTTAGAGTCTCGAATTGAAGCAGCAGAGTATGCTGAAAGAGCAAAATGTGTCGAGTTAAATGGGATTCCATATGATAAATCGGAAAATCTGAACCTTGCTTATCAGAAATTGCTAAGTTCCTTAAAATCTGATAAATTACCTACCACCATCGACAAGATATACCGCATTAGACAAAGCAAGCGCATCATCATAAAGTTCACCCAAACCAATCAGCGCAATGAGTTCTTCCAGCAATATCGAAAAAACATTCAATCCCTCTCAGCACTTGGTTTCAAAGAAACAGGAAGGATCTATATCAATGAAGTATTGAGTCGTGCTCAAAGCACACTTTTCTGGAAAACCCGGCAATTTAAAGTGGAATACAACTATAAATATGTGTGGACATCTAATCAAAGAATATATCTGCGTAAAACTCCTGACTCGGATGCCATCCCTATAAACTCTGAAGACGATTTAGAAACGCTAAAACTTCTTTAAATACTCCAGTGAACTTTTACTACTGAGCTTCCTGGCAAAATGGCAGATTCTGAATTGGATTTAGATCTAGATTGTCATGGATACtgtattaatgattttttgttcaGCCAGAGTTTCTTCGCTGACAAACTTTCAATACTTAACGTGAACTGCCAGAGccttagaaataaattttttctttttgaacaaTTTCTGGCATGTTGTAATGTTCCTTTTGATGTTATTTGTGTAACAGAAACATGGTTGAATGATGACGAgacaaaattttttgaaatttcaaattACACTTTTTCAGGTGCGCAACGTGCTACACGCGGAGGTGGAGCTGGGATCTATGTGCGAGATGGCATTGGTGTGGGGGTGTTGCCGGCTGTGGACATTGCTGGGTCTGACACTCATTCTGTTGGACTGCACTTTGGTGTTTATGCTTCACCTATTATTCTAACTGTGATTTATCGGCAGCCCAGCGCAGGTGTTGCTGAATTTCTTGATGATCTTGAACGCCACATTTCTTCTTCTCACGCAAGTAATCACATCATTGCTGGTGATATCAACATTGATTATTTAGACAATTCTAGTGATGACTATGCCAACTTGTTAGCaacttactgtttttataacactATAACTATTGCAACCCACCATTTTAAGCCCTCAAACAAATGGACGTGCTTGGATCACATTTTGACAAACTTTGTTAGTCCGACAGTGACATCTGGAACTATAAGCGCAGACTTTAGTGACCACTTgcccacattttcattttttcacaaatttaaaaataatcaaccCATCTCCCGAAAAACTATTAATTCATATCCTGTAATTGATTATAAAAGTCTAAGAATCATGCTTGAAAACACTAATTGGgacaaaatcttttcaaatgATGTCGATTACTTCTATAACGctttttttgacaaattatcTGATTGTTCCCAGAAATGTAAATACCAAAAATCAGTAAACACTAAATCTAATCAAACTTTCTTAAAGCCATGGATGACTGAAAACCTTTTGTTGAGCATTAAAAAGAAATATCGTCTTCATAGAAAACTTCAATCTAACCCACTCAATTTAAAATTGAAGTGCCAATATAACAAACTTAGAAACGATGTTAGCAGGAATTTGAGGGActccaaatataattatttttcacaagctttCAATAGCTGCACCAG
Coding sequences within:
- the LOC137402358 gene encoding uncharacterized protein translates to MGPKKGAAKSTENSDQEAGPKLIDIDEKLNLILTKLGNIEFRLNLIESKQSDFEKSLNHVHQENEGIQLKQRDLSKSIVEIESKIGKLEGLESRIEAAEYAERAKCVELNGIPYDKSENLNLAYQKLLSSLKSDKLPTTIDKIYRIRQSKRIIIKFTQTNQRNEFFQQYRKNIQSLSALGFKETGRIYINEVLSRAQSTLFWKTRQFKVEYNYKYVWTSNQRIYLRKTPDSDAIPINSEDDLETLKLL